A window from Malassezia restricta chromosome I, complete sequence encodes these proteins:
- a CDS encoding mitochondrial distribution and morphology protein 10, giving the protein MYDAVTVLLREYWRTTGWNDQSSYLNLSKASDVLLDFAVPHGVSLSSLSISPEAAFTAHTRILTVPLSGTIAYSNARTNSPFNFKCVCDPLQRMTRAALFIEPDAGVPHSVFDPNKSREMLVYGGVHIPSACVEALCALRLSDDWQLLITAFSRAPRFPMVPLGRLLGLIPPKRSGQVYPPPDMSVGPPGATNLLFTLQHQTPKTTSEYLYSLDDALWGARVLRQVHEFSRGGSLYSGAEIFFSAAEKSGGVSSGLRCTMPHGASFMFGGPKSGPAVWTMVLNPMMGYLRSDYIARVDDDLMIGTRFDLNAYSYQSDWTLGAEYILRRSPEEDTNEGPSSMRERVGVWVNPNSTSNVSLRDHELPPALPTKPHQVSPQQSETPVEPESDAKALSSSEPSASTSMFLGLLKARLSMSGILSLLWEGHWRRCLVSVGLQSHLQSHAVSHLGVEIKYLSDTQG; this is encoded by the coding sequence ATGTATGATGCAGTCACGGTACTGCTACGCGAATATTGGCGAACAACGGGTTGGAATGATCAAAGTTCCTACCTGAATTTATCCAAAGCAAGCGATGTGCTTCTTGATTTTGCTGTTCCTCATGGTGTGAGCTTGTCTTCCTTATCTATTTCACCAGAAGCTGCCTTTACAGCCCATACGCGTATTTTGACTGTTCCTTTATCGGGTACTATCGCGTATTCCAATGCCAGAACAAATTCTCCTTTCAACTTCAAATGCGTATGTGATCCACTGCAAAGAATGACTCGCGCGGCTCTGTTTATCGAGCCCGATGCCGGCGTCCCGCATTCTGTGTTTGATCCAAACAAATCACGCGAGATGCTAGTATATGGAGGTGTACATATTCCCAGTGCATGCGTCGAAGCACTATGTGCTTTAAGACTATCTGATGATTGGCAGCTTTTGATAACAGCTTTCTCACGGGCACCTCGCTTTCCTATGGTACCGCTCGGTCGGCTGTTGGGCTTGATACCTCCAAAACGCTCAGGTCAAGTGTATCCGCCACCAGACATGTCGGTGGGCCCCCCCGGTGCAACAAACCTTTTATTCACTCTTCAGCATCAAACACCCAAAACAACATCAGAATATTTGTATTCCTTGGATGATGCTTTATGGGGCGCGCGTGTTTTGCGCCAGGTACATGAGTTTTCTCGAGGCGGGTCACTTTATTCTGGCGCTGAAATATTCTTTAGCGCGGCTGAAAAAAGCGGCGGTGTATCATCTGGTTTGCGATGTACGATGCCTCATGGTGCGTCTTTTATGTTTGGTGGTCCGAAGAGCGGTCCAGCGGTATGGACAATGGTTTTAAACCCCATGATGGGTTATCTGCGCTCGGACTATATCGCGCGCGTTGATGATGATCTGATGATCGGCACTCGGTTCGACCTGAATGCTTATTCATATCAATCAGACTGGACGCTGGGTGCAGAATATATTCTTCGTCGTTCTCCAGAAGAAGATACGAACGAAGGGCCTTCCTCGATGCGAGAACGTGTCGGCGTATGGGTGAATCCCAACTCGACCTCAAACGTGTCTCTCCGAGATCATGAGCTGCCACCCGCGCTTCCTACCAAGCCTCATCAAGTATCTCCTCAACAAAGTGAAACTCCTGTTGAACCTGAATCAGACGCAAAAGCGCTTTCCTCATCAGAGCCATCAGCTTCGACGTCGATGTTTTTAGGCCTACTCAAGGCCCGTCTGAGCATGTCTGGCATACTTTCCCTTCTTTGGGAAGGCCATTGGCGACGGTGCCTCGTATCTGTGGGCCTTCAGTCTCATCTTCAATCGCACGCTGTATCACATCTAGGAGTAGAAATCAAGTACCTATCCGATACCCAAGGTTGA
- a CDS encoding pre-mRNA-processing factor 8, whose product MAAKPPPGFMGIPGPTSTGATPVAEPRPMSPAELAVKARKWKQTQSRKYGERRGKTAFVDTGKQELPPEHVRKIVKDHGDMSNRKYRAEKRVHLGALKYVPHAMLKLLENIPMPWEQVREVPVLYHITGAITFVNEVPRVIEPIYHAQWATMWLAMRREKRDRRHFKRMRFPPFDDEEPPIDYSDNILDVEPLEAIQLELDEEEDAAIIDWFYDHKPLVKDANHVNGPSYRFWTLDLPKMAALYRLGRTLQSDFTMGDKNYFYLFDLKSFYTAKSLNVAIPGGPKFEPLYKDMDDYDDDWNEFNDISKVIIRQPIRTEYKVAFPHLYNSRPRSVYLGTYHEPKNVYVQTDDPDLPAFYFDPAINPIPSRVLVNLDLFRSHYNNGEPVLSHEDTVFGEGIQGDDELPDEMAFTLPNEIEPFFNDLPLENELTSDAISLWWAGPPYNRRSGMTRRTVDVPLIKAWYLEHCPPGQPVKVRVSYQKLLKKYVHNTLHARPYKAQSKKYLFRQLKSTKFFQTTRLDWLEAGLQVVRQSFNMLNLLIHRKALTYLHLDYNMNLKPVKTLTTKERKKSRFGNAFHLVREMARMTKLIVDAHVQYRLGNCDAYQLADGLQYLLNHVGQLTGIYRYKYKVMHQIRACKDLKHVIYYRFNSGPVGKGPGVGFWGPSWRVWIFFMRGVTPLLERWLGNLLARQFEGRNGRTGGKSVTKQRVESHFDLELRAAVMHDLLDMMPEGIKQNKSKTILQHLTEAWRCWKANVPWKVPGMPTAIENVILRYVKSKADWWTSVAHYNRERIRRGATVDKTVSRKNLGRLTRLYLKAEQERQNAYLKDGPYITSESAVAIYTSTVHWLESRRFQPIPFPSLNFKHDTKLLVLALEKLKEAYSVQGRLNQTQREELALIEQAFDNPHETLARIKRLMLTQRAFKEVGLEFFDTFAKLVPTYDIEPIEKITDAYLDQYLAYEADKRALFPAWIKPSDQEPPPLLVYKWSNGINNLQNVWDTSHGECNVLMETTLSKVFDKVDITLLNRLLRLIMDHNLADYITAKNNVSIVWKDMAHVNSYGLIRGLQFSGFVFQYYGLILDLLILGLRRASDLAGSPKMPNGFLQFENKNTETRHPVRMYMRYVDRVHILYRFTADQARDLIQRYLSANPDPNNSNLIGYNNKKCWPRDCRMRLNKHDVNLGRAVFWTVKNSLPRSLTTIEWDDTFVSVYSKDNPNLLFSMQGFEVRILPKIRQGDMSDQRDGVWSLVNAETGERSAQAYLRVSDESIASFHNRVRQILMAAGSAPFAKIVNKWNTTLIGLMTYYREAVIHTNELLDLLVKCENKVQTRVKIGLNSKMPSRFPPVVFYSPKELGGLGMLSMGHVLIPQSDLRWSKQTETGISHFRSGMSHDEDQLIPNLYRYIQSWESEFLDSSRVWSEYAHKRREANAQNRRLTLEDLEDSWDRGIPRINTLFQKDRTILSYDKMWRLRNEFKQYQLLKYNPFWWTSQRHDGKLWQLNQYRTDIIAALGGVEGCLEHTLFKGCNFPTWEGLFWEKASGFEDQMKHKKLTNAQRSGLSQIPNRRFTLWWSPTINRANVYVGFQVQLDLTGIFMHGKIPTLKISLIQLFRAHLWQKIHESIVMDLCQVFDQELEALQIETVQKETIHPRKSYRMNASCADIVLFASYKWPMSNPSLLTDSREVVGGASGSKWWIDVQLRWGDFDSHDIERYCRAKYLDYTTDNTSIYPSPSGVLIGIDLAYNMHSAYGSYIPGSKPLLQQAMAKIMKANPALYVLRERIRKGLQLYSSEPTEPYLNSGNYAELFSNQVIWMIDDTNVYRVTIHRTFEGNLVTKPINGAIFILNPRTGQLFLKVIHTSVWAGQKRLGQLAKWKTAEEVAALVRSLPVEEQPKQVIVTRKGMLDPLEVHLLDFPNIVIKGSQLQLPFQACMKLEKIGDLILRATQPQMVLYSLYDDWLKSISPYTAFSRCILLLRALHVNSEKTKIILRPNINTVTQPHHIWPTFSDEEWIKVEIALRDLILQDYGRRNQVAVASLTSSEIRDIILGMEISSPSQQRQQMAEIDQNQPQQQVTATQTRTVNVHGDELQTITTSQYENQVFSSKSDWRVRALSATNLPLRCQHLYVSNDDVREDAGALTYVIPKNILKTFIITADLRSQVAGYLYGASPPDMPGVKEIRLIVWVPQRGSNTGVELPEQLPTHEHMLKDLEPLGWIKTQAQDLPHLAPTDVATHAHMMAAHPEWGANSVCITCAFTPGSVSLSAHTLSVAGFEWGRKASAADALGPATGFNTSMVDRAQLLLTDRILGTTLAPTDGAWNYGLSLSAQWTPHFHYTLQLARPAAFWDEIHRPQSFLSFAGALADDENTADWQDALH is encoded by the coding sequence ATGGCTGCAAAACCACCGCCAGGTTTCATGGGTATACCTGGCCCCACCTCTACTGGGGCGACTCCCGTCGCCGAACCCAGACCCATGAGCCCAGCAGAGTTAGCTGTCAAAGCGCGTAAATGGAAGCAAACTCAAAGTCGCAAGTATGGAGAAAGAAGAGGCAAGACAGCATTCGTTGATACGGGTAAACAAGAGCTTCCACCTGAGCACGTTCGCAAAATTGTGAAGGATCATGGTGACATGAGCAACCGCAAATACCGCGCTGAAAAGCGTGTACATTTGGGCGCACTTAAATATGTCCCACATGCCATGTTGAAACTGCTGGAAAATATACCTATGCCATGGGAACAAGTGCGTGAGGTGCCCGTCTTGTACCACATTACTGGTGCCATCACCTTTGTTAATGAGGTACCTAGGGTTATCGAGCCCATATATCATGCTCAATGGGCTACGATGTGGCTGGCTATGCGTCGCGAAAAACGTGATCGTCGTCATTTTAAGCGTATGCGATTTCCTCCTTTTGACGATGAAGAGCCGCCTATCGATTACAGTGATAATATACTGGATGTTGAGCCCCTGGAAGCCATCCAGCTGGAActggacgaggaagaggacgCAGCTATAATTGATTGGTTTTATGATCACAAGCCACTTGTAAAAGATGCGAACCATGTCAATGGTCCCTCATATCGCTTCTGGACACTCGACTTACCCAAAATGGCGGCATTATATCGACTCGGTCGAACATTGCAAAGTGATTTTACCATGGGTGACAAGAACTACTTTTATCTCTTCGACCTAAAATCGTTCTACACGGCCAAATCGCTCAATGTTGCCATTCCTGGTGGTCCAAAGTTTGAGCCCTTGTACAAAGACATGGATGACTATGATGATGACTGGAACGAGTTCAATGATATAAGCAAGGTCATCATCCGACAGCCGATACGTACGGAATACAAAGTGGCATTCCCGCATCTTTATAACAGTCGTCCGCGTTCTGTTTATTTGGGCACTTACCACGAACCAAAAAATGTCTATGTGCAGACAGACGACCCAGACCTTCCGGCTTTTTACTTTGATCCCGCCATTAACCCAATACCTAGTCGGGTCCTGGTAAACCTGGATCTTTTCAGATCGCATTACAATAATGGTGAGCCAGTCTTGTCACATGAGGATACAGTGTTCGGTGAAGGTATTCAAGGGGATGATGAACTTCCCGATGAAATGGCCTTCACGTTGCCGAATGAAATCGAACCTTTTTTCAACGATCTACCTCTTGAAAATGAACTCACATCTGATGCAATTTCTCTTTGGTGGGCGGGTCCTCCGTATAACAGACGCAGTGGCATGACTCGCCGAACCGTCGATGTACCGCTGATTAAAGCATGGTATCTTGAACATTGTCCTCCTGGTCAACCTGTCAAAGTGCGCGTAAGTTATCAAAAGCTGCTCAAGAAATATGTACACAATACGCTCCATGCTCGTCCCTACAAGGCCCAATCGAAAAAATATTTATTCCGCCAGCTGAAGTCGACCAAGTTCTTCCAGACGACACGCCTAGATTGGTTAGAAGCAGGCCTCCAGGTCGTCCGACAAAGCTTCAACATGTTGAATTTATTAATCCACCGCAAAGCTCTGACGTATTTGCATTTGGATTACAATATGAATTTGAAGCCTGTAAAAACTTTGACAACCAAAGAACGTAAAAAATCACGTTTTGGTAATGCATTTCATCTTGTTCGTGAGATGGCACGGATGACCAAATTAATTGTtgatgcgcatgtgcaaTATCGACTTGGAAACTGTGATGCATACCAACTGGCTGATGGTCTACAATACTTGCTGAACCATGTTGGTCAACTGACGGGCATTTACCGCTATAAATACAAGGTGATGCATCAAATCAGAGCATGTAAAGATCTTAAGCACGTTATTTACTACCGGTTCAATTCGGGACCTGTTGGTAAGGGTCCAGGCGTTGGTTTCTGGGGTCCTTCATGGCGTGTATGGATTTTCTTTATGCGGGGTGTGACGCCGCTTCTTGAGCGGTGGCTAGGAAACTTGCTAGCTCGTCAATTTGAGGGTCGTAATGGACGCACAGGGGGCAAGTCTGTTACGAAGCAACGTGTTGAATCGCACTTTGACCTTGAGCTCCGTGCTGCCGTGATGCATGATCTGCTTGATATGATGCCTGAAGGTATTAAGCAGAACAAGAGTAAGACGATTCTCCAGCATTTAACTGAGGCCTGGCGTTGTTGGAAAGCAAATGTACCATGGAAGGTTCCTGGTATGCCTACTGCGATCGAGAATGTCATTTTGCGGTATGTGAAGTCTAAGGCAGATTGGTGGACCTCTGTGGCTCATTACAACCGAGAGCGGATccgtcgaggcgcgacGGTTGACAAGACGGTAAGCCGCAAGAACTTGGGCCGTCTGACACGTCTATACCTCAAAGCTGAGCAAGAACGGCAAAACGCGTACCTGAAGGATGGTCCATATATCACGTCTGAATCGGCTGTGGCGATTTATACGTCTACTGTGCACTGGCTCGAAAGTCGGCGATTCCAGCCCATACCTTTCCCTTCACTGAACTTTAAGCATGATACAAAGCTTTTGGTCTTGGCGCTCGAGAAACTTAAGGAAGCGTACAGTGTTCAAGGGCGTCTAAACCAAACGCAGCGTGAAGAATTAGCTTTGATCGAACAAGCATTTGACAATCCTCACGAGACTTTGGCACGCATCAAGCGACTCATGCTGACACAGCGCGCCTTCAAGGAAGTGGGTTTGGAGTTTTTCGACACGTTCGCCAAGTTGGTGCCAACATACGACATTGAGCCAATTGAAAAGATCACAGATGCCTACCTTGATCAATATTTGGCATATGAAGCGGATAAGCGTGCCTTGTTCCCGGCATGGATCAAGCCAAGTGATCAAGAGCCGCCTCCGCTACTGGTGTACAAATGGTCTAATGGTATCAATAATCTGCAAAATGTGTGGGACACTTCGCATGGTGAATGTAATGTGCTTATGGAGACGACGCTGTCTAAAGTATTTGACAAGGTTGATATAACGTTGCTGAATCGCCTGCTGCGTTTGATCATGGATCACAACCTGGCTGACTACATCACGGCAAAAAATAACGTATCGATTGTCTGGAAGGATATGGCACACGTGAATTCGTACGGTCTAATCCGTGGTTTGCAATTCTCGGGCTTCGTGTTTCAATACTATGGCTTGATCCTTGATTTGTTGATTCTTGGTCTCCGGCGTGCAAGTGATCTCGCCGGTTCACCAAAGATGCCGAATGGCTTCCTTCAATTCGAAAACAAGAATACTGAGACGCGACACCCCGTGCGTATGTATATGCGATACGTCGACCGTGTGCATATTTTGTATCGCTTTACGGCAGATCAGGCTCGGGATTTAATTCAACGATACCTCAGTGCCAATCCTGATCCTAACAACAGCAACTTGATTGGCTACAACAACAAAAAGTGCTGGCCGCGCGATTGCCGTATGCGACTAAACAAGCATGATGTGAATCTCGGACGTGCCGTATTTTGGACCGTCAAAAATTCGCTTCCTCGCAGCTTAACAACGATCGAGTGGGATGACACATTCGTAAGTGTTTACAGCAAGGACAATCCCAACCTACTCTTCTCGATGCAAGGATTTGAGGTGCGTATCCTGCCTAAGATCCGTCAGGGTGATATGAGCGACCAGCGTGATGGCGTTTGGTCGCTTGTGAATGCCGAGACGGGTGAGCGTAGTGCTCAGGCCTACTTGCGTGTATCAGACGAGTCCATCGCTAGCTTCCACAACCGCGTTCGTCAAATTCTTATGGCCGCTGGTTCGGCTCCCTTCGCCAAGATTGTGAACAAGTGGAACACGACTTTGATTGGTCTGATGACGTACTATCGAGAGGCTGTGATTCACACGAATGAATTACTGGACCTCTTGGTTAAATGCGAAAACAAGGTTCAGACTCGGGTCAAGATTGGTTTAAACAGTAAAATGCCATCACGTTTTCCACCGGTTGTGTTTTACAGTCCGAAAGAGCTAGGTGGTCTTGGTATGCTATCCATGGGCCATGTTCTCATACCCCAATCGGATTTGCGCTGGTCCAAGCAGACCGAGACAGGCATCTCTCATTTCCGTTCAGGAATGAGCCATGATGAAGACCAGCTGATTCCCAACTTGTACCGTTATATTCAGAGTTGGGAATCAGAGTTTCTGGACAGTTCACGTGTTTGGTCAGAATATGCACACAAGCGCCGAGAAGCCAATGCGCAGAATCGTCGCCTCACTCTTGAGGATTTGGAAGATTCTTGGGATCGTGGTATTCCGCGTATTAATACACTATTCCAGAAGGACCGCACTATTTTGTCGTACGATAAGATGTGGCGCCTGCGGAACGAGTTCAAGCAGTATCAGTTGCTTAAGTACAATCCGTTCTGGTGGACCTCACAGCGACATGATGGCAAGTTGTGGCAGTTGAATCAATACCGCACAGATATTATTGCTGCTCTCGGTGGTGTGGAAGGCTGTCTTGAGCACACATTGTTCAAGGGCTGTAACTTCCCGACATGGGAAGGATTGTTCTGGGAGAAGGCATCTGGTTTCGAAGATCAGATGAAACACAAGAAGCTTACGAATGCTCAGCGTTCGGGTCTTTCCCAAATTCCCAACCGTCGCTTTACTTTGTGGTGGAGTCCCACCATCAACCGTGCCAATGTGTACGTTGGTTTCCAGGTGCAGCTTGATCTTACCGGTATTTTCATGCATGGTAAGATCCCCACATTGAAGATTTCTCTGATTCAACTTTTCCGAGCGCACTTGTGGCAAAAAATCCACGAGAGTATTGTCATGGATTTGTGTCAGGTGTTTGATCAAGAACTTGAAGCTCTTCAAATTGAGACTGTCCAGAAAGAAACTATTCATCCGCGAAAGTCGTACCGTATGAATGCTTCTTGCGCCGATATTGTCTTGTTTGCCAGTTACAAATGGCCCATGTCAAACCCTTCTTTGCTCACTGATTCGCGTGAAGTCGTGGGTGGAGCGAGTGGATCCAAATGGTGGATTGATGTGCAACTGCGGTGGGGCGACTTTGATTCGCACGATATCGAACGATACTGCCGTGCTAAATACTTGGACTATACCACAGACAACACTTCTATCTACCCGTCGCCAAGTGGTGTCCTGATTGGTATTGATCTGGCCTATAATATGCATTCTGCCTATGGTTCCTACATCCCTGGATCCAAGCCCCTACTGCAGCAGGCCATGGCGAAAATCATGAAAGCGAACCCTGCCCTTTATGTGCTTCGCGAACGTATTCGCAAGGGTCTACAATTGTACAGCTCTGAGCCAACAGAGCCATATCTCAACTCCGGAAACTATGCGGAGCTGTTCAGCAACCAGGTGATTTGGATGATCGACGATACTAACGTGTATCGCGTGACTATCCATCGAACATTCGAAGGCAATTTAGTGACTAAGCCAATCAACGGTGCCATCTTCATTTTGAATCCGCGCACGGGACAACTGTTCCTCAAGGTGATCCACACGTCGGTGTGGGCAGGCCAGAAGCGACTCGGACAATTGGCCAAGTGGAAGACGGCTGAAGAAGTGGCAGCTTTGGTGCGTTCCTTGCCGGTAGAGGAACAGCCTAAACAGGTGATTGTAACGCGGAAAGGTATGCTTGATCCACTGGAAGTTCATTTGCTGGACTTCCCGAATATTGTGATAAAGGGATCTCAACTACAACTACCATTCCAGGCATGTATGAAGCTGGAGAAGATTGGCGACCTGATTCTTCGTGCAACCCAGCCTCAAATGGTATTGTACTCTCTCTATGATGATTGGCTCAAGAGCATTTCGCCTTATACGGCGTTCTCACGATGCATTTTGCTCTTGCGTGCTTTGCATGTTAATTCGGAGAAGACCAAGATCATTCTGAGGCCTAATATCAACACGGTGACTCAGCCACATCATATCTGGCCGACATTCTCGGACGAAGAATGGATCAAAGTCGAAATTGCCTTACGTGACTTGATTTTGCAAGACTATGGTCGTCGAAACCAGGTGGCTGTTGCAAGCTTGACGTCAAGTGAAATTCGAGATATCATCCTTGGTATGGAGATCTCATCGCCTTCACAACAGCGCCAGCAGATGGCCGAGATTGACCAGAATCAGCCGCAGCAGCAAGTCACGGCTACGCAAACGCGTACCGTTAATGTACATGGCGACGAGCTTCAGACGATCACTACTTCGCAATACGAAAACCAAGTGTTTAGCTCGAAGAGTGACTggcgtgtgcgtgcgctgagTGCCACAAACCTTCCATTACGCTGTCAGCACTTGTATGTATCGAATgacgatgtgcgtgagGATGCGGGTGCACTCACCTACGTGATTCCTAAGAATATCCTCAAGACGTTCATTATCACTGCAGACCTCCGATCTCAGGTCGCAGGTTACCTATATGGTGCCTCGCCTCCCGATATGCCAGGTGTGAAAGAAATCAGGCTGATTGTCTGGGTGCCTCAGCGCGGCAGCAACACCGGTGTCGAGTTACccgagcagctgccgaCGCATGAGCATATGCTTAAGGATCTTGAGCCTCTGGGCTGGATCAAGACGCAAGCACAAGATCTTCCGCATTTGGCGCCGACGGATGTGgccacgcatgcgcacatgATGGCGGCACATCCGGAATGGGGTGCGAATAGCGTGTGCATTACGTGTGCCTTTACGCCAGGTTCGGTAAGCTTATCGGCACATACTTTGAGTGTTGCTGGCTTCGAATGGGGCCGCAAGGCGTCCGCGGCGGATGCGCTTGGACCGGCGACAGGCTTCAATACCAGTATGGTTGACAGGGCACAGCTTCTCCTGACTGACCGTATTCTCGGTACCACATTAGCCCCTACGGATGGTGCCTGGAACTATGGGCTGTCGCTGTCGGCTCAGTGGACACCGCACTTCCATTATACGCTCCAATTGGCTCGTCCCGCTGCATTCTGGGATGAGATTCACCGACCTCAGAGCTTCTTGTCCTTCGCAGGTGCACTAGCCGACGATGAGAATACGGCGGACTGGCAAGATGCGTTACATTAA
- a CDS encoding DUF410 domain protein, translated as MNSAEELPGGNGAYELQMKLRTTTVRLLRKKMFDKAIHVLEDGAQRLLDMKEEGSACDITEYLLDVYTQADVKMDDENRKRIISILSRTTSPTWRRKSIAAASKWAVKATGNSLGDPQLNALLSKLLTQDNQWFEAEKHLIGAAGYDEEYASDLANMLLDWNAAYSKALAESNDNEPPTDSVERVLSGTFALRGWIPLMLVEKPQSALAFIQAYVKSATERHPSLLLPVKPNPREYKSPSSVSNFTTAIYMTASPPLNFSQNAVALVCDIQSTKAPVSNEMKAAWQSLLRQFVQDGGLTGMESLVDLLSEVSSKYIDLHPARKQTDMLSSMVSKMMGVQSEPQGASANAQIKIKQLPRPAAPKLKAASDKQSTTSSTAPAVSEADQLVDEEMD; from the exons ATGAACTCAGCGGAGGAGTTGCCTGGCGGGAATGGTGCCTATGAGCTTCAAATGAAGTTGCGCACGACAACTGTGCGTCTTCTGCGTAAAAAGATGTTCGACAAGGCCATTCACGTACTCGAAGATGGTGCACAGAGACTTTTAGACATGAAGGAGGAAGGAAGTGCTTGCGACATTACAGAATATCTTCTCGATGTTTACACACAAGCCGACGTCAAGATGGATGATGAAAATCGTAAACGAATCATATCTATTCTCTCTAGAACAACCTCACCCACATGGCGCCGCAAGTCCATCGCAGCTGCTAGCAAGTGGGCCGTCAAAGCTACGGGCAACTCATTGGGCGATCCTCAACTTAATGCACTATTGTCCAAGCTGCTCACACAAG ACAATCAATGGTTCGAGGCAGAGAAGCATTTGATCGGGGCTGCGGGATACGATGAAGAATACGCTTCAGACCTTGCCAATATGCTCCTGGACTGGAATGCTGCATACTCTAAAGCATTAGCTGAATCAAATGACAATGAGCCGCCTACTGATTCGGTGGAGCGTGTTCTTTCTGGAACATTTGCTCTTCGCGGCTGGATTCC TCTTATGCTCGTGGAGAAGCCCCAAAGTGCTCTGGCATTCATTCAAGCCTACGTTAAATCTGCTACAGAACGTCACCCATCTTTACTTTTGCCTGTCAAGCCTAACCCGCGCGAATACAAGTCGCCTTCTAGTGTGTCTAATTTCACCACGGCTATTTACATGACAGCAAGCCCGCCTCTGAACTTTTCACAAAACGCCGTGGCGCTTGTTTGCGACATTCAAAGCACGAAAGCTCCCGTCTCAAACGAGATGAAGGCTGCATGGCAATCGCTTCTGCGACAGTTTGTTCAGGACGGTGGACTAACCGGTATGGAGTCTCTTGTTGAT CTTCTTTCAGAAGTTTCATCCAAATACATTGATCTCCATCCGGCTCGTAAGCAGACTGATATGCTCTCGTCCATGGTCTCGAAAATGATGGGTGTCCAATCGGAGCCTCAGGGCGCATCTGCCAATGCGCAAATAAAAATCAAGCAGCTTCCACGCCCAGCTGCTCCAAAACTCAAGGCGGCGTCTGATAAACAATCAACAACCTCTTCTACCGCTCCAGCTGTCTCCGAGGCTGACCAGCTGGTTGATGAAGAGATGGATTAA
- a CDS encoding acetyltransferase (GNAT) family, with the protein MAVPHIRNATREDVPTILEFIKQLAIYEKALDQVQATEESLTNTLFENPYAYVVIAEVEKDDHCKKPIGFSLYYYAYSTWTSRPTLYLEDLYVMPEYRNKGVGKHLFKRLGEIAKEKECLRVEWSVLTWNSPSIGFYKNTLGAIMMDEWRTMRLDRAGIERLACLV; encoded by the exons ATGGCCGTGCCGCACATCCGTAACGCTACGCGCGAAGATGTCCCTACGATCCTTGAATTT ATTAAGCAGCTGGCGATCTATGAAAAAGCATTGGATCAGGTCCAAGCCACTGAGGAATCT CTAACAAATACTTTATTCGAAAATCCGTATGCGTACGTGGTCATCGCCGAGGTTGAAAAAGATGATCATTGTAAGAAACCTATAGGTTTTTCGCTG TACTATTACGCTTACTCGACATGGACATCTCGTCCGACACTGTATCTGGAAGATTTATATGTCATGCCAGAGTACAGGAACAAGGGAGTTGGAAAACATCTATTCAAGCGTCTAGGTGAAATTGCGAAAGAAAAGGAATGCTTGCGTGTCGAATGGAGCGTCTTGACTTGGAATAG TCCGTCTATCGGTTTCTATAAAAACACACTTGGCGCCATCATGATGGACGAGTGGCGCACAATGCGCCTGGACCGTGCAGGCATCGAGCGCTTGGCCTGCCTCGTGTAG
- a CDS encoding small nuclear ribonucleoprotein G — protein sequence MSKVSQPELKRFLDKNVLINIQGGRKIKGNLRGYDLFLNIVVDEAVEQVQAENNQHLWVDGARCGTVVIRGNSVNSLEGLESINTR from the exons ATGTCCAAAGTTTCTCAGCCCGAACTTAAGCGCTTTCTTGACAAAAATGTACTCATTAACATACAAGGAGGACGCAAAATCAAAGGCAACTTGCGTGGATATGATCTATTTCTGAACATTGTGGTGGATGAAGCCGTGGAGCAAGTTCAGGCGGAAAACAACCAACACCTTTGGGTTGATGGTGCACGCTGCGGTACAGTG GTCATCCGAGGAAACAGTGTCAACAGCTTAGAGGGCCTTGAATCGATCAACACGAGATAA